One Luteitalea sp. genomic window, CCCGTTTCGATCTTCCGAACGAACTTGTCCTTCTTCAATGCCGCCTCACATTCTTCGGCGCAATGGACACCTAATCGCACTCCTACGGGTCTCCTGCGCAGCCTAGGCGCTCGCGTCCTGGCCGGCCACGCCGGGGCTGTGTCCAGCGATTCGACTCCATGAACCGTTCTACCTCGTTTCGGCTCCACCGCGGACGACGATCAAGCGGCGGCAATTCCGGAATCGGAAAAGTCCCTTGGCGCCTTCGGCGCTCGATTGTCGACCGAGACACCCTCAGAAGCGCCGCAACATCGTCCAGAAACAACACGGCGTGGTCAGGACGATCACGCGCGGGACCTGCTGAGTCTGATCCGTTGATAACAGAACTTCCAATCATAGCTGTACCCTTGGCAAGAATGTCACCAGCCGAGTCTCACCCTCGGTTGAGGAGATGCCGGACGCGCATCGCGCCACGTCCGGCATCGGTGCGAGCGCTACGGCGTCGCGTCGTTCGCGGTCTCCTGCGTATCGGCCAGGTAGGCCTGTAGCACAAACTCGCGCAGGCGATCCTGTGCCGCAGGGTCGTCAATGGCGCGCAGCAGCGAAAAGCTGCGCCGCTGACCGTGAGCGGTGAATTGACGCGCCGGGAACGTGACGTTCCGGCCGGTGCCGTCCCGTCGTGCCCAGATGGCGAAGCCGATGAGTCTCAGGCCGTCGAGTTCGCCGCCGGTGAAGTGGAGTTCGGCGTCTGCGAGCTTTCCGGGCACCATGTGGCCGTTGCGAATGATCTTGACGAACGTGTTCATTGTGTTGACCTCCTGGTTGGCCCACGAGGGACTGGTGGAATTCCGGAATTCGTGCATGCGTCTGTATGCGCATCAATCCACTTCAGTGATGGAAGGAGCCGCGAGGCGGTTCCACAGCGAGTGTTCGAGCGTGTTCCTGCTGACGAGAACCGGATCTGTCGGAGCGATCAGATATTCGCCCTCGCCGTAGCGGGCGCGCTGCAACGCCTCATCGGAGCTCCCGATGAGAACAAGTCGCGCGGGCGTTCGACCAAGCGAGTGGTCGAATGGAATTGGATCGGCTGCGAAGCCGGCCACCTCGTCAAAGCTCGATTCGTAGAGCGTCAGCGTTGAAGGTCGATCAAATGTGACCGGCGCCGTCGTGATAAACGCGTGATAGCAGCGAGCCTGGCCGCCGATGGTGACGTCCACCGCGGATGTGGTCCTGTCCTTCATTGCGTTCCTCCTTTCAATGTGAAGGGCATCGGTGTCGACTCCGTGAGTTCCGTCAGAATCCTCGGGCCATCACATAAGTGCCTTCCTTTTGGCGCCGCCGAGGTCCGGTCAAGCCCGCCAGCCCGAAGGGTCGGAGCGAAGCGGAGAGGCTTGAGCGGACCGAGGCGCGCCGCACAATCGGGTATGTGATGGCCCGGTGGTTCGTGGATGGCGTTGTTGGAACGAGCAGGGGCGGAGGCTTCCGTCTCCGCGAAAGCTGTCGCGATGCTCATGCGTGAGCTCCCTTCCGAGCTGGGCATGCCGGCCGTGGCCGGCGCGCGCAGCCTGCCAACCTTCGCGCCTTCGACGCTGTTCGTTGAGGCGAGGAAGAACTCTCAGGTGCAGTAACGGGTGGAGACGAGAGTCCCAGCCGCCGCGTCGCGGTGGCGAGGTCCGTCGGCGACCAGCTGTGGCGCAGGATCAGAGCGATTGTCACGAGCTGCGGGTACTGGTGGGTCTCGAAGCGATCGCCTACATCGACGAGGCCGAAGAACTCATCGCCGACATGCAGTTCGTTGAGGAGCAGCGTGATCAGACGACGCGACCACGGAAGATCGCGCGTTTGGTCGACGAGGCGGTGAAGGATCAGCGGACGAAGTCGCGTTCGCCAGTCGCGTACGTCGATTTGCTGTGGCGTGGAGCCACTCCGTGAGTTCCTGCTCGTTCGGGAATAGCGAGTCTTGTTGCGCATGTGCACACCTCCGGTTAGGTCCGGTCCGCTCCTGGGAGCGGGCGGGGGAAGTGCGCGGCATCGCGCACGGCCGGGCGGACAGGCTGCTGAAGCCGCACCCGCGCGGACTTGGATGGGGAAAGAGGCCGTGCGGGGATGTGCCCGCACGGCATCAGTTACGGTCAGTGCACCGTCGTCAGGAGACGGCTGGCAGCGTGGTCGAGCGCGAAACGTCCGTCCTGCCAAGGCGTGCGTTGACTGAGCCTCGTGAGCCCTTGCACGTAGCCCCATACGGATCGGGGATTCGTCTCATGTTGCTCCGCCAGCGTGTACGCCTCTGCGGCTTGCTTGCGCGACAGGTCGAGTCGTTGCATGACCGCATCGAGCACCGCGTCGCGCGTCGGACCGAGCTCCAAGGTGATGGCCCGCTGGAGCAGGGTGCGATCGACGGACGGGTCGGCGTCGAGGGCAGAGCGGACAGCATCGAGCGACGCTGTCCACGCCTCCTGAATCGACGCCCCCACGTGCCGGCGCCGG contains:
- a CDS encoding helix-turn-helix domain-containing protein, with protein sequence MIGSSVINGSDSAGPARDRPDHAVLFLDDVAALLRVSRSTIERRRRQGTFPIPELPPLDRRPRWSRNEVERFMESNRWTQPRRGRPGRERLGCAGDP